A genome region from candidate division WOR-3 bacterium includes the following:
- the mreC gene encoding rod shape-determining protein MreC — translation MKKKILRVYLLLVFLSIISLVIDRATNFKLGNNIYLIFSRNFKVLFFDFPKKKNFKDSQLLFKVGTLSYESQLYRELKKENEKLKEILEFKNTYPKKVIPAEIENKSPWEINLSFSIEKGSLSGIEVGAPVIGLKGVIGKVLKVGENSSIIQTLKSYNSAVSVKTTRKEIRGILKWNRKFFVEGIPKFADVKKGDTLVTSGEGSVFPKGLPIGVVSYISKTGNDYSLLVEVEPFEDLENLEFVFILKK, via the coding sequence ATGAAAAAAAAGATCCTTCGGGTTTATCTTCTTCTTGTATTTCTTTCCATTATTTCTTTAGTTATTGATCGTGCTACAAATTTTAAATTGGGGAATAACATATATTTAATTTTTTCTCGCAATTTTAAAGTTCTTTTTTTTGATTTTCCAAAAAAGAAGAATTTTAAAGATTCACAACTTTTATTTAAGGTAGGGACTCTTTCCTATGAAAGTCAACTTTATAGAGAGTTAAAAAAAGAGAACGAAAAATTAAAAGAAATCTTAGAATTTAAAAATACCTATCCTAAAAAGGTAATCCCGGCTGAAATTGAAAATAAAAGCCCTTGGGAAATAAATCTCTCTTTTAGTATTGAAAAGGGTTCTCTCTCAGGAATTGAAGTAGGCGCTCCTGTAATAGGGCTTAAAGGTGTTATTGGTAAAGTTCTGAAAGTCGGAGAGAATTCTTCTATTATTCAAACACTAAAAAGCTACAATTCTGCGGTTTCGGTAAAAACAACGAGGAAAGAGATTAGAGGAATACTCAAATGGAATAGAAAGTTCTTTGTAGAGGGAATCCCTAAATTTGCAGACGTTAAGAAAGGGGACACTCTTGTTACATCAGGGGAAGGTTCTGTTTTCCCTAAGGGATTACCCATTGGAGTTGTCTCTTATATAAGTAAAACAGGAAACGATTATTCGCTTTTAGTAGAAGTAGAACCTTTTGAAGATCTTGAGAATTTAGAATTTGTGTTCATTTTAAAAAAATGA
- the mreD gene encoding rod shape-determining protein MreD codes for MKFLVFILLSFFALYLSLNPSLISPRDGISAKPIVILLYFLTLYWRPIWALFVAFFLGFLYEINLSVLTGTYPFLFTSMVFVLSEIEKKIFKFKFNSLVLLGSFIFFFGLVQSLIEARNAKIIFYKIFTDLIPEVIFNIFIGFVILFFINKRK; via the coding sequence ATGAAATTTTTGGTATTTATATTACTTTCGTTCTTTGCTCTTTATCTTTCTTTAAATCCTTCTCTTATTTCTCCGAGAGATGGGATTTCAGCGAAACCCATAGTTATTCTTCTTTACTTTTTAACATTGTACTGGAGACCCATTTGGGCGCTTTTTGTTGCTTTTTTTCTTGGTTTTTTATACGAAATTAATCTTTCTGTTCTAACTGGGACTTACCCCTTTCTTTTTACTTCAATGGTTTTTGTATTAAGTGAAATTGAGAAAAAAATTTTTAAGTTTAAATTTAACTCTCTTGTTTTACTTGGTTCCTTTATTTTCTTTTTTGGACTTGTCCAGAGTTTAATAGAGGCAAGGAATGCAAAAATAATATTTTATAAGATTTTTACAGATTTAATCCCTGAGGTCATTTTTAACATCTTTATTGGTTTTGTAATTCTCTTTTTTATAAATAAAAGAAAATGA